From Lysinibacillus sp. SGAir0095, the proteins below share one genomic window:
- the cccB gene encoding cytochrome c551, whose translation MKKAWLALVFGSALFLAACGGGDDEATDTNTGTEDTTTEDTTGTGDTATGGADAGAGEELVNANCISCHGGNLEGMGNTPSLADVGGRLSEEEIHDVIVNGRGGMPKGLLQGEDAEAAAAWLAQQK comes from the coding sequence ATGAAAAAAGCATGGTTAGCACTAGTATTCGGTTCAGCATTATTCCTTGCTGCGTGTGGTGGCGGTGACGACGAAGCAACTGATACTAACACAGGTACGGAAGATACAACAACAGAGGACACAACAGGTACAGGTGATACTGCTACAGGCGGTGCAGATGCTGGAGCCGGTGAAGAACTCGTTAACGCAAATTGTATATCATGTCATGGTGGTAATTTAGAAGGTATGGGAAATACACCGTCACTTGCAGACGTTGGTGGACGTCTTTCTGAAGAAGAAATTCATGATGTAATCGTAAATGGTCGTGGCGGAATGCCAAAAGGCTTACTACAAGGTGAAGATGCGGAAGCAGCTGCTGCTTGGTTAGCACAACAAAAATAA